A stretch of Clostridia bacterium DNA encodes these proteins:
- a CDS encoding phenylacetate--CoA ligase: MQYWNPTYECMSREEMARVQSERLVNTVKRIYHNVPFYREKMQKKGIEPGDIKSVEDLKKLPFTYKQDLRDNYPYGLFAVPMSEIVRIHASSGTTGKQTVVGYTRRDIDTWSEVMARTLVNAGGSKESIIQVAYGYGLFTGGLGAHYGAERIGASVIPISGGNTKRQIQIMKDFGTTMIACTPSYALYMAEEMEEMGIKRGELKLKSGVFGAEPWSYKMREEIEERLGIIAIDIYGLSEIIGPGVASECSCKCGLHIQEDHFIPEIIDPDTEEVLPPGSKGEIVFSTVTKEGLPLLRYRTRDISSLSYEKCGCGRTTVRMNKVTGRTDDMLIIRGVNVFPSQIESVLLEIGETAPHYLLIVDRVDNLDTLEVWVEMTPALFSDEVRKIEDLERKIRHEIEGILGVSAKVKLVEPKTIERSEGKAKRVIDKRKI; the protein is encoded by the coding sequence ATGCAGTATTGGAATCCGACATATGAGTGTATGTCTAGGGAAGAAATGGCGAGGGTGCAATCGGAAAGACTTGTAAATACGGTAAAAAGGATTTATCATAACGTACCGTTTTATAGGGAGAAAATGCAGAAAAAAGGAATTGAACCTGGCGATATCAAATCAGTTGAGGATTTGAAGAAGCTACCGTTTACCTATAAGCAGGATCTGAGGGATAATTATCCTTACGGATTGTTTGCTGTTCCTATGAGTGAAATAGTAAGAATACACGCATCATCCGGTACAACAGGCAAACAGACTGTTGTAGGCTATACAAGGAGAGATATTGATACATGGTCGGAAGTTATGGCCAGAACCCTTGTAAACGCAGGCGGAAGCAAAGAATCCATAATACAGGTTGCCTATGGTTATGGCCTTTTTACAGGTGGTTTGGGAGCTCATTATGGTGCTGAAAGAATAGGTGCGTCTGTTATTCCTATATCAGGAGGAAATACAAAAAGGCAGATTCAGATTATGAAGGATTTTGGCACAACTATGATTGCCTGTACGCCTTCATATGCTCTATATATGGCAGAAGAAATGGAAGAAATGGGTATAAAGAGGGGCGAACTGAAACTCAAATCAGGAGTATTCGGAGCTGAACCCTGGTCATACAAAATGAGAGAGGAAATTGAAGAGCGTCTTGGAATTATTGCAATAGACATATATGGTTTGAGCGAAATTATCGGACCTGGTGTTGCAAGCGAGTGTTCATGCAAATGTGGGCTTCATATCCAAGAAGATCATTTCATACCGGAGATAATTGATCCTGATACGGAGGAAGTTTTACCACCTGGCTCAAAGGGTGAGATAGTATTCTCTACCGTTACTAAAGAAGGCTTACCCTTACTGAGATATAGGACCAGGGATATATCCTCTTTAAGTTATGAAAAATGTGGATGCGGAAGAACAACGGTAAGAATGAACAAGGTAACAGGCAGAACGGATGACATGCTGATAATAAGAGGCGTAAATGTTTTTCCTTCACAGATAGAGAGTGTATTGCTGGAAATTGGTGAGACAGCTCCACATTATTTATTGATAGTGGATAGGGTTGATAACCTCGATACCCTTGAAGTCTGGGTTGAAATGACGCCTGCTTTATTTTCTGATGAAGTAAGGAAAATTGAAGATCTGGAAAGAAAAATAAGGCATGAAATAGAAGGAATCCTTGGCGTAAGTGCTAAGGTTAAGCTGGTAGAACCTAAGACTATAGAGAGAAGTGAAGGAAAGGCAAAGAGAGTAATCGATAAAAGAAAAATATAG